The region AAAACCTCACcagtcacagataaatgtgtgatcaatccttaatgaagctttcagaaagcagaaagtgtttatttttaaaaactattgaaaaaaacactataatcGTCTATGTtacaatgttacataaaacaaatagaACAAAACTATTTCAAGGAATTAtagtaaatgtgaaaaattaacattacataacaaaaatatttccttttctgtatattgtgggtcacatttcaggctaaaggaaaaaagtattttgtatttttactgcTCTTGGATGTGAAAATGAGTCATGTGACCCTgaaaagtatgtaagggttaaaaaaaataaatatatatatatatatatatatatatatatatatatatatatttaatataattatggaaatgttttacttaggtgcaaatgagataacatgtaacatgtaatTATCCAATTTTCCACTCccgcctgtttaagggttaattagagcaataattataacaattaattaattagttgatggagaaaaatgtataaatgttgtTGGGACTCATTTTGGACCTTGAGCTGCCAGACTGTGTACTGTCCTCCCTTCTTTATCTAAACTgtggaaggagaaggagaagagaagaagaaggagaagagaaggagaaggagaaggagaagagaagagaagagaagagaagagaagagaagagaagagaagagaagagaggccTCCACACTGCTGCACCTTCTTCCACAGAAAGCAGCACACCTATGTAACACTCCACTCCCCTTTTTGTGACCTGTGTTCGTGGTGAGTTCAGGGGCGCAGACACAATACGGTTTGTCTGTTCTTGCTTTTTCTGcactgaaatagtttttttactcatcaaattgtttttatttgttctcttttataaACGCAATTATTTCACGATTTGTGTATTTGTAACTTGGActttgaaaagtgctctataaaaaaagtttattattattattattattattattattattatatgaccTCTTTATGAGCTCTTGACCCTCCTGTATGTCATGCTGTGTCTCTGATGCtgattttctctttattttaataaatgaatgttgaCGAATTTGCTCTGCGAACTCTAGTTTCAGTTCAAGATTTCAGTATTTATCCATCAgttaaatcaacagaaaatgaattggcaGCTAATCTATCAGTTCAGTAACTTTACAGGTTAAAAAATAGCCTAAATAAACTGGTTCCAGCTTTGCAAATAGGAATAATGTCTGGTTTCTTCTGGAGGTTTTTGTAGActatgaaaataaactgaatatctttgctGGTTTTGGACGTCAGATGACTTTCTTTTTAcaatttactgacattttattgaccaatCAATTATAATGGAAGCAGTTATTCAGTCTGACTTTTAATTGCTGCCAAATCAGACCGATTCTTTACCAAAAACGGCCTgaagcttgtttgtttttcacaatgAATCTCTGATACTGATTTTCTCCCAGCCtctattttaataaaaacaacaaaaaaacctctgCTTCAGTTCAAGATGTCAGTTTTTTATCCTtcagttgatcaacagaaaattaactgGCAGCAAATCTGGTAAGCGATTCATCGGTTCAGtaactttaaaagtaaaaaatgagcTAAAATAAACTGGTTCCAGCTTTGCAATGtctgatttttccttttttttttttactagactatgaaaataaactgaatatatttgctGGTTTTGGATGTCAGATCACTACCAAtgtgccttttttcttttaacaatttgctgacattttattgaccaatCAATTATAGAAGCAGTTATTCAGTCTGACTTTTAATTCTTGCCAAATCAGACTGATTCTTTACCAAAAACAGTCTGAAGcttcatttttctctcagaTTCTGCACACTTGCATACCTGATCCTTCTGCATGACCAGCACTGCGTGATTTTGGCGGTCGTTCCTCTGTGCGCAGTGATGCAGCGCCTCTCCATCCAGTCTACCTGGCAGGACGTTCTCCATGTCAGCCGAGGGCTCGACTCCGTTCCCCTGGATGGACAGAGAGTACTCCTTCCAGTCCTGAGAGTCATCTGACTCATCGTTCATTGTAAACGCAGAGCTCCCATTCGCCTGCGTGTGAGGTTTCTTCGCTACGGACTGAGGAGCGCTTTTCTTGGAGTCGGACACAGACTTCACTTTAGTCTTAAGTCTCTTGACGCTGGGCTTTTTCTTCACAGACGCCTGGTGCTCTTTAGCCATCTTGGCCATGACGGGACTGGAGTTGAGCTCGGAGGAGTTGATGGGAGGTCTGGAGCGTCTGCCTCTCACATCCTTCCACTTCTGAGATTTACTTTGGCCTTTTACCTGCGTGGATTTGCTCACCTTCATGTTTCTGTAATCAACACTGATTCCTGCAGGTGATGGTGGGAaataaaaggggggggggggctgcaaagagagagaggagagcaaatTAGCATCTGAAAGGACAGGTGTGCTCTGTGGTGAAAGAATAGCAATGAACCATTTACTAATTATTCATCACTTTTAACACGTAGCTGTAAATAAAGCTGCAACACTCGGTTGAGATACAGAAAAAGTcctaaaactgaaaacacatttgtgtatcagaacttagttttttcttctttcctctcccatgaatcatctcaccacccctcacatttatctgctgaccctttggaggggccccacccctaggttgggaaccactggactaaactagctaactgtatataaagaagtgtaaactagctccacctccagcagctacaacagtaacatgctgctctaacactgatgcttcactattaataatctaatgatgtcataataataatatatcagtcagaggaccaaaccactacttttactgtaatactgcatactacatcactcataatactgcagtacttttactgtaatactgcatactacatcactcataatactgcagtacttttactgtaatactgcatactacatcgcccataatactgcagtacttttactgtaatactgcatactacatcgctcataatactgcactacttttactgtaatactgcatactacatcactcttgatactgcagtacttttactgtaatactgcatactacatcactcttgatactgcagtacttttactgtaatactgcatactacatcactcttgatactgcagtacttttactgtaatactggatactacatcactcataatacttattttttcatgcaggacttaattaattaatacctttaaagtaaaatatctgaatacttcttccaccagtAATTTATCCCCAAATACTTTCATAACTGATTATTCATTTGGACTCGTTTTTTAAgtagaaaatgtccaaattctctggttttacctttttaaatgtaaatattatctATATATCTTTGTAATtatggacaaaacaagatatatGAAGACGTCACATTGGACTTTGGGAAGCAGTGATTAATATGTTTCTCCAGTTTCTGACACTGTATagcacaaacaacaaaacacctaattaatgataattaaaataatagttaATTGAAGCTTAATTTAACCAGAAAACTCGTTTAGCAATTAAAGGCTAAGCTACTTAAGCTAAAACGTTTATAACTATATCATACTTAAGTTTCTCAACATATAAGGCAgactaataaaaacataatcacaGTCATATATGCATAAAAAGCTGCAAaccaacaaaacaacataaaattaaaacattaataaagcaGGCAGATAACAAAGCTAGCTGCTGTAGCTCCTGTTGCCTTCAGGAGGAGAAAACTAACCCAACAACCTgtataaagaaacaaacaaacaatgcacCACTTTAAGAgatcattatttatcttttatctaaGCAGACAACGTTTAAAAACTTACTAAAGTGGATCCAGGCAGCTGTCCAGATGTTAATACAGCAGAGCTAACATGCTAACGTGCTAACATGTGTGAACCACAAACATGCTGGACGATTATGATCTAACCCGGAGTGTCATGTTTGTTATAATACTACATAATTATACTTCTTAGATAAGTTATATTAAGATAGAAAATTAAACAATGATATTTAGacacaaattatgttttttgtttggtttaattGTTTAGTTAATGTTCTGTTTATTGGTGTTTTAATTCAcgcataacacacacaaaaaaaacctttcccgGAGTTCGTCTCACATAAGAAACGTcacatcctcttcctcctgcaggttttttttttaggggcctgcaaagaaagaagtgaaaacAAGCCGTACAGCAGCTAAGGGCTTTTGATATTTTGCTTAATAACCTATCTTCATTTTAGCTACAAACAAGGGTGCAGCTTTTACAGTAGAAAAGAGAGCAAtaaatgttttgagtttttgatTTTCCGTCCTGCAGATGTGAGAGTGTGAACGCAGCTGCTGCGTTAAGGGAGCGTCTTTAAAAAGATGTGCGAGGAAATAAACGTCGAGCTGCGGCGGTAGCCAGGGGTCTGCACTCACTTTCAGTCTCAACAGAAGAATATAAAGTGTTAAGTACTCAATGCTTTATTTGTCTTAAATTGTTTGATTATTGCATACGCTATCACTGACACACGTGACCTATTTTCTCTCAAAAGTGACTTAATTTGATGCGATTTCTATCAAGCTCTCCTAAATATTAAGCATTAATCCATCCTAATAATTACTTTTCTCTTGactgactaatcaattaaccggctaatcattgcagctctaaattaTTTAACTACATGATCACAGAATAGGTTTTTGCTCTGCACAGAAATGTCATTCTCTTATAATAATGCAGCTTAcacttatatataaataatctgCAAAAAGGCCTTAAAATTAGATTATTTATCACAACTATAGCTGTTCAAAGACCTTATCTCAgaccttgttttaattgattgcaaatgttttaacttCAGTGCATCTTACCTGTTTACTTTCttatctgtatttattcattgctttatttttcctaaatgttttcttttctttttttcttttattgtattttaatatcgTTTTGCggtttgttgttgatgtttctCGACACCATTGTAATTCCTCCTCAATAGTCTTtcaaggtaaaataaaggttaatatataatatatacacatatgtttaaacaaaaatgttcaataacATATATACAGGTCAGACTCTTGTTGTAAACTGAGCTGTTTTATACATAATTTGGTTCAGATTGTATCAAACTCTCCTAAATATTCCGCAACTATGAAAAGTCTTAGTTTTCAGctttatattgttgtttatttaaggAGCTTGATGTTGCACATAAATGGTTTTGACTGTACtgtgtataaaatataagtaaGATACGCATACAGCGGACTATTATGTAGAGGCAAGTAGGGGCGGAAATATTagataattatattaaaaatattaaattcatAATTAtatgaaacacagaaaagaagcaagtatttacatttaagaagctgaaaccatcaaatgtttggcaatgttttaaaaagattgattatcagaatagttgctaattaatattgtattgattgactaattgtttcagctccaAAATATATGTCTATATATCCATATCTAATCAGCAATGGATAATAACATGAATATACAGGTTCCAACTTGTGCATCTGTGCATGAGTGTGAAAAGGGCTCTGCAGCAAATATAGTTTGGttaatttataaaatattttgactTAATATTCATAGTTTCCCTGTGTCTCATGTATCTGCAGTAAGTGAAGCTGGAGAGATGCCTGCACCAGAGAGCGACCATGCACAGCGTGTCCTGTCCTCCCTgaaccagcagagggcagtagGGAGGTTTTGTGATGCAGTGTTGAATGTGGGAGGCGGTGTGGTCTACCTGGCCCACCGCAACATCCTCGCCTGTTTCAGTGAGCTGTTCCAACAGTCCAACATGCCCGCTGCACCGTGCATGGAGTTCTGCCTGCAGGAATGCCCCAACGATGGCCTCGAGCTGCTCCTGAACTTCGTCTACACCGGAGAGCTGAAGCTGAATCCAGACAACCTGGAGAAGGTGCAGCATGCAGCGTCCAGCCTGTGTGTGCCAGAAGCTTTGGCTCTCTGTGAACGCTACAAGGAAACCTCTGTGGCTGCTGCTCCTTTGAAGCGTAAAAGAGGAAGACCTAGAAAGTCCAAATCAGACACAAACCCCCCTTGTTCAGTCACAGATCAGACCTTGCTCACAGTCAAGAAACAGGAGTCCATCGTTGATTCTGTTACACATAATTTTAGCATGGCTGCCACTACTACTGCTACAACCTCTGCAACCACAACCACTCGCTCCGGTCGAGTGGTTAAAGGCCCCAGGCGACTGGTGACTGATGAGACCCCCCCTACTGATTTTACAGCTACTGAAAAAGCCAACAAGAAGGCGCCGCTTAttcctgcagagaaagagagcagtgaTGATGTTGTGGAGAACCAAAACCCAGATCAGCCAACTGAGGtagaaaacataaacacatgcatggAAAAAGTATTACAGTGATTGTGTATTTGTTGCTGCATTTAACTGCAAGTGCATTTTGAAGATGAATATGCTGGTTATTACTCCACTTGTGTTATGTTATTTGCAGATAAACGAGTTGCAGATTGACATAAACGACAAAGGTGTTAGCCGGGTGATTGAGGAAGCAGACGAGGATGATGACGGGGGTTTTGAGGGCATCACTGAAGACTCAGATGAGGAGTATGTTCCTGTTAATGAACCCTCCTCTTTAGCTCCGTCCACATCAACAGCACGGAGGCGAAAGTCGCAGATTAAATTGGACAAAAACGGAAACGGTGAGGTGGCGGAAGAAGACTCGAAGAAGGACTCTGTGCAGTGCCCCATCTGTCACAAATCCTTCAAGAGCAAATACTACCTCAAAGTCCACAACAGGTTTGCAGACTTAGCATTTTTCCTTCAAATTACTTGCTGTTGAAAGAATATCCTTTaatgttatttgtgtttttcctaGGCGGCATACAGGGGAGAGACCCTTCGGTTGCCTTAAATGTGGAAAGAGGTACTTCAGAAAGGAGAATCTTTTGATACATGAGTTCAGAAACTGTGCAACAGCACAGGTGAGTAAGAGTAGTAAGTGTAGACCAAGGACCAGTTACATTTAAGGAAGGTTTTATGAAGTGTTACATGAGTATTTGTGCTGTGATATAATTACAGATATACCCCTGCCCGACATGTTCCTCAACATTTAATGGAAAAGAAGAGCTCCGTGTGCACATTATCTCCCACACAGGAGACATGCCCTACAAGGTACAGCCAGCaccaaacagacacagataACAATCATATCAAATCGAAAATGAAcgtttaaaaatgtcttcactAACATGGCGtcattgtttttcagtgttcaaCATGTACTGAACAATTTATGTACAAGAAAAACTTGACATTTCACATGATGAAGATCCACGGTCATCCCAAACCACACGCAGTAagttttatatatacacacactgtatttcaCTTACTAGAAGTTGTGTTGCAAAAACTTTGGGCCGTCTCACACAAAAGTTGATTATTGGGAGAGAAATGTGGTAAAATCTTTGGTCGTCAACAAAGATTTGACCAACATCCTGAGTCAGATCTTTAGGAGAAATGATGCAGAAAATTGGCACTTTGGGCATTTTTGTAAGTGCCATTTTTCTGCATCATTTCAATCCTAACCCAAACCCAGCTTTGAATAAagttaaggggaaaaaaacccacacaaaccaaagcaaacaaacaaaatatactaTGATTCACCATGCAGTCTTCACTCAATGTGACGTACCGTACATGGATATCGTACATTCTCACACAAGATTGCAAGATTTTATTAGACCCATCTCATACAGTGTGACATGcaataaacatatacacacCTTTAGTTTTAACACTGTTgcctttgtgttttcattaaaagTCAATCTTGTATCTAAGATATCATCCTGCGTCTTCAGTTAACAATATAGATCCTTTTTTTAGTGTTCACAGTGCCCCAAAACCTTCTTAACTCGGACAGAGCTGCGAGTGCACGAAGCGGCCAAACATCGAGGCGAAAAGCCGTTTGTGTGTGAGGAGTGTGGCCATCGAGCGTCCAGTCGAAACGGCCTGCAGATGCACATCAAAGCCATACACAGGTAGTGGATATGTTAAAGTACTGCCGTGATCAGACTAGACAGACTTGTACCTTAAATGTGGGGATCcattttcataaaaaaactatgataacatttgtctttttgttttaatgtttttacagaAATGAGCGTCcttttgtgtgtaatttgtgtGGCCATGCATTCTCCCAGAAGAACAACCTCAACATGCATTTGCGTGTACACAGCGGTGAAAGGCCGTACCAGTGTCACCTCTGTGGAAAAACCTTCAGGACACAAGGTAACAACCATCCTACCGAGTTCGAAGGATGAATCCA is a window of Scomber scombrus chromosome 10, fScoSco1.1, whole genome shotgun sequence DNA encoding:
- the zbtb48 gene encoding telomere zinc finger-associated protein — encoded protein: MPAPESDHAQRVLSSLNQQRAVGRFCDAVLNVGGGVVYLAHRNILACFSELFQQSNMPAAPCMEFCLQECPNDGLELLLNFVYTGELKLNPDNLEKVQHAASSLCVPEALALCERYKETSVAAAPLKRKRGRPRKSKSDTNPPCSVTDQTLLTVKKQESIVDSVTHNFSMAATTTATTSATTTTRSGRVVKGPRRLVTDETPPTDFTATEKANKKAPLIPAEKESSDDVVENQNPDQPTEINELQIDINDKGVSRVIEEADEDDDGGFEGITEDSDEEYVPVNEPSSLAPSTSTARRRKSQIKLDKNGNGEVAEEDSKKDSVQCPICHKSFKSKYYLKVHNRRHTGERPFGCLKCGKRYFRKENLLIHEFRNCATAQIYPCPTCSSTFNGKEELRVHIISHTGDMPYKCSTCTEQFMYKKNLTFHMMKIHGHPKPHACSQCPKTFLTRTELRVHEAAKHRGEKPFVCEECGHRASSRNGLQMHIKAIHRNERPFVCNLCGHAFSQKNNLNMHLRVHSGERPYQCHLCGKTFRTQASLDKHHRTHTGERPFSCDVCEQRFTEKGALVRHKASKHEEGRPHCCHICNKTFKAREQLRVHLRRHKGMRKFECIDCGYKFTRQAHLRRHVQIHKRTENYNPRQRKLRNVIVQDVEGSENEATKTVEASLIADETGYVQHTATAVQQSTNPEPESASALNSSCIVRVVIGSSDAAMEGVVSNQNLGHVQAVHGFSVPAVLQQTQLVSEAYESTVDMEGIVGNISESKT